In a genomic window of Leishmania mexicana MHOM/GT/2001/U1103 complete genome, chromosome 30:
- a CDS encoding putative farnesyltransferase, whose translation MGFFSDSVAMMRVKWQMRSAKIRVPPEETDLRFCYDIMNDVSRSFAVVVAQLSDQQLRDSICIFYLVLRALDTLEDDMSVPVDVKLKELPKFHTHTSDMSWCMSGVGEGRERELLEKYPCVSREFQKLKKEYQDVIANICERMANGMCEFLKRPVVTKDDYNQYCHYVAGLVGHGLTQLFARCDFEDPSLDDDLTTSNHMGLFLQKTNIIRDYYEDIREEPPRMFWPKEIWGTYVTELKELKSESNNPAAVQCLNAMVADALVHVPYIVDYLSALRDPSVFRFCAIPQVMAIATLKEVYNNPDTFQVKVKVSRPESCRIMLKATTLYSSLSMFRDYCVELQKKLDVQDASSTSIANSLAAAIERIDLQLKKCQDVSYTRRLLARYPGLGGQFFLTVMDTVSGFFGGRREIAGHA comes from the coding sequence ATGGGGTTCTTCTCGGATTCGGTGGCGATGATGCGTGTAAAGTGGCAGATGCGCTCTGCGAAGATTCGGGTGCCGCCGGAGGAGACGGACCTGCGCTTCTGCTACGATATCATGAACGACGTCTCTCGATCCTTTGCCGTTGTCGTAGCGCAGCTCTCAGACCAGCAGCTCCGTGATTCCATCTGCATCTTCTACCTTGTCCTTCGTGCGCTCGACACCTTGGAGGATGACATGAGCGTTCCGGTAGACGtgaagctgaaggagctTCCGAAGttccacacgcacacgagcgaCATGAGCTGGTGCATGAGCGGCGTCGGTGAGGGACGCGAGCGCGAACTGCTGGAGAAATACCCGTGCGTCTCGCGCGAATTCCAGAAGCTGAAGAAGGAGTATCAGGACGTCATTGCGAACATCTGCGAACGCATGGCCAACGGCATGTGCGAGTTCCTGAAGCGCCCAGTGGTCACAAAGGATGACTACAACCAGTACTGCCACTATGTCGCCGGTCTCGTCGGCCACGGCCTCACCCAGCTCTTCGCTCGCTGCGACTTTGAGGACCCGAGCCTGGACGACGATCTCACCACATCCAACCACATGGGTCTCTTCCTGCAGAAGACAAACATCATCCGCGACTACTACGAGGACATCCGCGAGGAGCCGCCGCGGATGTTCTGGCCGAAGGAGATCTGGGGCACCTACGTGACGGAACTGAAGGAGCTGAAGAGTGAGTCGAACAATCCGGCGGCGGTACAGTGCCTGAACGCCATGGTGGCCGACGCTCTCGTGCATGTCCCATACATCGTGGACTACCTCTCCGCTCTGCGCGACCCGTCGGTGTTCCGCTTCTGCGCCATTCCTCAGGTGATGGCCATTGCTACGCTGAAGGAAGTGTACAACAACCCCGACACGTTCCAGGTCAAGGTGAAGGTGTCACGGCCGGAGTCATGCCGTATCATGCTCAAGGCAACAACCCTCTACAGCTCCCTCAGCATGTTCCGCGACTACTGCGTGGAGCTGCAGAAGAAGCTAGACGTGCAAGACGCCAGCTCCACATCGATCGCCAACTCGCTTGCGGCGGCGATTGAGCGGATTGACCTGCAGCTGAAGAAGTGTCAGGACGTCTCCTAcacccgccgcctcctcgcccgctACCCAGGCCTCGGTGGTCAGTTCTTTCTCACCGTCATGGATACCGTCTCTGGCTTCTTTGGTGGCCGCAGGGAGATTGCCGGCCACGCGTAA
- a CDS encoding putative protein kinase has translation MEEQDQRKPNGGNNGLPVPPSTTETGQGPLQDILGRTPNCQYVKKRLLGQGSFGSAWRVEESATGSVFAAKVMDLNSMSEKDRGFVTNEVKCLSRCCNPHVVRCENAIEREGQLLIVMEYADGGDLYKQIKARVREMKFFREHEVVFIFLQLCLALDHIHSNKMMHRDLKTANILLTTTGLVKLGDFGFSRQYEDSLSNAVGSTFCGTPYYLSPELWHRQPYSKKSEMWALGVVLYEVMALRRPFTGKNMDELITNICHGRRSDLPSSYSASLRDVCNRLLSVDPNTRPTIHELFHEPFIQSNLETLKRSVEKHSRIPADVREAIARCITQSLNTEEPPAHLDEPEPLIGTVKRHTALRGWQKCLLSFDKKQISIRDPSGVDPEELVPVSTLTSVCPIDVMMAGEEFVFAMKNQAGKAFWFMAPSQRAYEQWLTTLQEAAP, from the coding sequence ATGGAGGAGCAAGACCAACGAAAGCCGAACGGCGGCAATAACGGCCTCCCAGTGCCACCGAGCACGACGGAGACCGGTCAGGGCCCTCTGCAGGACATCCTCGGCCGGACGCCGAACTGCCAGTACGTCAAGAAGCGCTTGCTGGGACAGGGCAGCTTTGGTAGCGCGTGGCGCGTGGAGGAAAGCGCTACCGGCAGCGTCTTCGCCGCGAAGGTGATGGACCTGAATAGCATGAGCGAAAAGGACCGTGGCTTTGTCACAAACGAGGTAAAGTgtctctcgcgctgctgcaaccCGCACGTCGTGCGCTGCGAGAACGCcatcgagagagagggacagctGCTGATTGTGATGGAGTACGCCGATGGCGGGGATTTGTACAAGCAGATCAAGGCCCGCGTGCGCGAGATGAAGTTTTTCCGCGAGCACGAGGTGGTGTTCATCTTTCTGCAGCTTTGCCTTGCCCTGGACCACATTCACTCGAACAAGATGATGCACCGCGACCTGAAGACCGCAAACATACTCCTCACTACCACCGGCCTCGTCAAGCTCGGCGACTTCGGCTTTTCTCGCCAGTACGAGGACTCCCTCTCCAATGCCGTCGGCTCGACCTTCTGTGGCACGCCATACTACCTGAGCCCGGAGTTGTGGCATCGCCAGCCCTACAGCAAGAAGAGTGAGATGTGGGCCCTCGGAGTCGTGCTTTACGAGGTCATGGCGCTCCGCCGCCCCTTCACCGGGAAGAACATGGATGAGCTCATCACAAACATATGCCACGGTCGGCGCTCTGACCTGCCGTCATCGTACTCGGCGAGTTTGCGTGATGTGTGCAACCGACTTCTCTCCGTCGACCCCAACACGCGGCCGACTATTCACGAACTGTTTCACGAGCCTTTTATTCAATCCAACCTCGAGACCCTCAAGCGCAGTGTGGAGAAACACAGCCGCATCCCAGCCGACGTGCGTGAGGCCATCGCGCGCTGCATTACGCAGTCGCTAAACACGGAGGAGCCGCCTGCGCACTTGGATGAGCCGGAGCCGCTTATTGGCACGGTGAAGCGTCACACGGCGCTGCGCGGATGGCAAAAGTGCCTCTTGAGTTTCGACAAGAAGCAGATTTCGATTCGGGACCCAAGCGGGGTGGACCCGGAGGAGTTGGTGCCGGTCTCCACCCTGACCTCCGTGTGCCCCATCGATGTCATGATGGCTGGCGAGGAGTTTGTCTTTGCCATGAAGAACCAAGCGGGTAAGGCTTTCTGGTTCATGGCGCCGAGCCAGAGGGCGTACGAGCAGTGGCTGACTACGTTGCAGGAGGCCGCCCCGTAA
- a CDS encoding putative acetyl-CoA carboxylase, which translates to MAALQEKKSPAGFRYDSMEQLCSSLGAIMPIKRLLIANNGLAAVKGMDSIRSWMYEHTGDSEAVQFVVMATPEDLTANAEFISLADKHIPVPGGRNSNNYANVDVIMQTALQNMCDAIYPGWGHASENPALPRECIKSKRVTFLGPSEDAMFALGDKIASTIVAQSNGVPTVPWSGDSIRLPPKTFSVDAAEYEKAYVNSPEECEEVCRRIGFPVMIKASEGGGGKGIRSCKCLKDVKSSFFAVSEEVKDCHIFVMRMLENVRHLEVQLLADGYGNCIAVRTRDCSVQRRHQKIIEEGPAFEVDPAIITAMESAAIQLARAVKYCGLGTVEYMYDKETHKFYFLELNPRIQVEHPVSEMITGVNLPAALFCVGMGIPLDRIPEVRVFYGEEPYGTPPIDFSARQSVPPKCHTIAVRVTAEDTDEGFRPTSGKVEEIAFRNSKECWGYFSVGSGGEIHQFADSQFGHIFSSGETREDARRGMVLALRNLVVRGEIRTSTSYAMELLETPAFRDCNVSTAWLDGMIAKKAAEAPAHQRSIHSALIAASIYRNMRWMQEHKDKYITFLAAGHVPSTEYLSNFYTESYVSRSEKYTLSTGMVSLNEYAISLNGSIVLVPYRILKSGALQLTIGDKTLVAYVAEEPNSLRITIGGKVTNFSGDVDPTKIMASVPGRLVRYVVDDDGHVNEGDTFAELEVMKMILPLRARTTGTLHHRAVPGTTIAMGSLLSEITPDDPSKVARPKEIKDPWPTELLVARQYERPDGVTRARRAAESLWLLVNGFHFKEIPIEERVRRAFADLASLGLSSVTLKAVHLPFIPDEMCETEGHPQTPSEKYRAIMDAIVDRYVTVEQSFDGHSRQEAIEGLRNTLDDKEAVFQIDFAHNQECHHYVMRSVLKYLESNALLLKSLKATLSKLVTLKSFAYGSLLLQARYLLRMCSLPSFTERKAEFAEALEEGSLRSLIASGFGYDLLCSIMFDRQMEHLVHICLELFIRREYFGESEIKDLDILKQDSNWYASYSFDPIEDAAVLHMSDELAVGSRRIIGGRGICVMLPDEKLLQSTLASSFRDVMSQYSDDIVLATIFFSVSRESTQSGVARMCRLLMEENAVVFENFKKLETVYFMAHGMPEGPHFFTFRAETGFQEDTLLRNVLPQSARRLELDRLSNYEVSMHPTPYKDVHIFKAAPKKAGASALEHRIFARVAVTPHDMGMAPWTVVTDVDVGHMLAKCLAALQVARDDSTVKFPDSNHVFVKMIELTFDIRSLQPLLVAAASSYQEKLTELGVRDVEVSFHVMVPSGLIPMRVIASSPSGYGVFVHVYYESLSNGKLQLHRAETSEDVEYSSTGCHAELLVEMNPKSPLLSTPRGTPQLMRTASKLEDLRGMLPSEKERQISVDIMSEPMEGRHLATTLGPYPQLETRDVKRLQARRAGTTYVHDWPTVLNLILRKEWMKLRSALDLPYASIPKNPLRAMELFLCEDGESLSTKRGFAQSCGMVVWMIEYAPPHYFDMELQTARKRRIVVVANDITFQSGSFAIPEDCVFKAASVLARAKHLPFVYISTNSGARLGLSTEVKKRFLVELTEKNDIAYLYLTKSDYEELREKKGIRMEAEPLEVKGETRYVIKGVVGGPTEYIGVENLSGSGLVAGEMSKNYSEIPTISLVSGRSVGIGAYLNRLGRRVIQTNDSPLILTGAGALNRLLGKDVYMGNSQLGGKQVMVPNGVTHWCTHHDYGSARVLLRWLNYVPAVLHPRRCMPHRLLWAAVDPIDRDVTFCPTPNTQYDPRFLVTGLLTQTGLFDRGSWMETLEGWARTVVVGRATLGGIPCGVILVETRLTKKFDPADPADPTSTSSFITQAGQVWFPDSARKTADALEDFHHERLPCFILANWRGFSGGMRDMFDEVLKFGASIVDNLRVYTAPVFIYIPPGGELRGGAWVVVDPTINHNGVVEMYCDPSSRGGILEPSGVAEIKFRDDDVLALIRRSRPDLAAMEAKAAREAEKELLPHYRDVAVRFADLHDTYVRMKATGVVRDVVPWKDSRRHFYHKLQRKLKELEVANDMLEGGVVSSLAGGFRKVEERYSAAHPNGPAWGTADQDQLRWLQGLDGTWIVESNGHATLNSNEWAKGLQHLLSQHGGEESSMERALAKLFEDPAIAKAARAALDSSACAHSSAE; encoded by the coding sequence ATGGCGGCACTGCAGGAAAAGAAGTCCCCGGCGGGTTTCAGGTACGACTCCATGGAGCAGCTGTGTAGCTCGCTCGGGGCTATAATGCCGATCAAGCGCCTTCTTATTGCCAACAACGGACTCGCCGCGGTGAAGGGGATGGACTCGATTCGATCGTGGATGTACGAGCACACGGGCGACTCCGAGGCGGTGCAGTTCGTGGTGATGGCCACCCCAGAGGACCTGACGGCGAACGCGGAATTCATCTCGCTCGCGGACAAGCATATTCCTGTTCCGGGCGGCAGGAACAGCAACAACTACGCAAACGTGGATGTTATTATGCAGACAGCGCTGCAGAACATGTGTGACGCCATCTACCCCGGCTGGGGCCACGCCTCCGAAAacccggcgctgccgcgcgagtGCATAAAGTCAAAACGCGTCACCTTTCTAGGCCCGTCTGAGGATGCCATGTTTGCGTTGGGAGACAAGATCGCCTCAACGATTGTGGCGCAGTCCAACGGCGTACCGACGGTTCCGTGGAGCGGCGACAGTATTCGCCTCCCCCCAAAGACATTCTCTGTAGACGCCGCGGAGTACGAGAAGGCGTACGTGAACTCGCCGGAAGAGTGCGAGGAGGTGTGCCGCCGCATCGGCTTCCCCGTGATGATCAAGGCTTctgaaggcggcggtggcaagGGTATCCGCAGCTGCAAGTGTCTGAAGGACGTCAAGAGCTCGTTCTTTGCGGTGTCCGAGGAGGTGAAAGACTGCCACATCTTTGTGATGCGCATGTTGGAGAATGTGCGTCACCTGGAGGTGCAACTGCTCGCCGATGGCTACGGCAACTGCATcgccgtgcgcacgcgtgacTGCAGCGTGCAGAGGCGCCACCAAAAGATTATTGAGGAGGGTCCCGCCTTTGAGGTCGATCCAGCCATCATCACGGCAATGGAGAGCGCGGCCATTCAGCTGGCCCGCGCGGTGAAATACTGCGGTCTCGGCACGGTGGAGTACATGTACGACAAGGAGACGCACAAGTTTTACTTTTTGGAGCTGAACCCGCGCATCCAGGTCGAACACCCCGTCTCGGAGATGATCACCGGCGTGAATCTGCCGGCTGCCCTGTTCTGCGTCGGCATGGGCATCCCGCTCGACCGCATTCCGGAGGTGCGCGTCTTCTACGGCGAGGAGCCGTATGGCACCCCTCCGATCGACTTCTCAGCCCGCCAGAGCGTACCGCCGAAGTGCCATACGATCGCTGTGCGCGTGACGGCCGAGGACACGGACGAGGGCTTCCGGCCGACCTCCGgcaaggtggaggagatCGCCTTCAGGAACAGCAAGGAGTGCTGGGGCTACTTCTCCGTCGGCTCCGGCGGCGAGATTCACCAGTTCGCCGACTCGCAGTTTGGCCACATCTTTTCCTCCGGCGAGACCCGCGAGGATGCGCGCCGCGGGATGGTGCTGGCGCTCCGCAACCTTGTCGTCCGCGGCGAAATCCGCACGTCGACGTCGTACGCCATGGAGCTGTTAGAGACGCCGGCCTTCCGCGACTGCAATGTGAGCACGGCTTGGCTGGACGGCATGATCGCAAAGAAAGCGGCCGaagcgccggcgcaccagcgcagcaTCCACTCCGCGCTGATCGCCGCCAGCATCTACCGCAACATGCGCTGGATGCAAGAACACAAAGACAAGTACATCAccttcctcgccgccggcCACGTGCCGTCCACGGAGTACCTCTCCAACTTTTACACCGAGTCCTACGTGAGCCGCTCGGAGAAGTACACGCTGAGCACCGGTATGGTGAGCCTTAACGAGTACGCCATCTCCTTGAACGGCAGTATCGTGCTGGTGCCCTACCGCATCCTCAAGTCGGGTGCCCTGCAACTGACCATCGGCGACAAGACACTGGTCGCCTACGTCGCCGAGGAGCCGAACAGCCTGCGCATCACTATCGGCGGCAAAGTGACGAACTTCTCCGGCGACGTGGACCCGACGAAAATTATGGCCAGCGTCCCCGGCCGCCTCGTACGCTACGTCGTCGATGATGACGGTCACGTCAACGAAGGCGACACGTTTGCCGAGTTGGAGGTGATGAAGATGAttctgccgctgcgggcCAGGACTACTGGTACGTTGCATCACCGCGCCGTGCCCGGCACGACCATCGCGATGGGCTCGCTGCTGAGCGAGATCACCCCGGACGACCCGAGCAAGGTTGCGCGACCGAAGGAGATCAAAGACCCGTGGCCGACGGAGCTGCTTGTCGCCCGTCAGTACGAGCGGCCAGACGGCGttacgcgcgcgcgccgcgccgcggagTCGCTGTGGTTGCTCGTCAACGGCTTTCACTTCAAGGAGATTCCGATCGAGGAGCGGGTACGCAGGGCGTTCGCCGATCTCGCCTCGCTGGGTCTCTCGTCGGTCACGCTCAAGGCGGTCCACCTGCCCTTCATTCCGGACGAGATGTGCGAGACGGAGGGGCACCCGCAGACGCCGAGCGAGAAGTACCGTGCCATCATGGACGCCATTGTGGACCGCTACGTCACCGTGGAGCAATCTTTTGACGGGCACAGTCGTCAAGAGGCGATCGAGGGGCTGCGCAACACCCTCGACGACAAGGAGGCTGTCTTTCAGATAGACTTTGCGCACAACCAGGAATGCCACCACTACGTAATGCGCAGCGTGCTAAAATACCTCGAGAGCAACGCACTGCTTCTCAAGTCTCTCAAGGCGACGCTGTCGAAGCTGGTCACCCTCAAGTCCTTCGCGTAtggctcgctgctgctgcaggcgcgctaCCTGCTCCGCATGTGCTCCTTGCCGTCCTTCACGGAGCGCAAGGCGGAGTTCGCGGAGGCCCTGGAGGAGGGCAGCCTGCGGAGCCTCATCGCCAGCGGTTTCGGCTACGACCTCCTCTGCTCCATCATGTTCGACCGTCAGATGGAGCACTTAGTGCACATCTGCCTCGAGCTGTTCATTCGCCGTGAGTACTTTGGCGAGAGCGAGATCAAGGACCTGGACATTTTGAAGCAGGACTCCAACTGGTACGCCAGCTACAGCTTTGATCCCATCGAAGATGCGGCCGTGCTGCACATGAGCGACGAGCTGGCGGTGGGGTCGCGGAGAATAATTGGTGGGCGGGGCATCTGCGTCATGCTGCCTGATGAGAAGCTGCTCCAGTCGACGCTTGCCTCGTCGTTCCGCGATGTTATGTCACAGTACAGCGACGACATTGTCCTCGCAACCAtcttcttctccgtctcccgCGAGTCGACGCAGTCAGGCGTggcgcgcatgtgccgccTGCTCATGGAGGAGAACGCCGTCGTCTTCGAGAACTTCAAGAAGCTCGAGACAGTGTACTTCATGGCGCACGGGATGCCGGAGGGGCCGCACTTCTTCACGTTTCGGGCGGAGACGGGCTTCCAGGAGGACACACTGCTGCGCAACGTGCTACCACAGTCGGCGCGTCGGCTGGAGCTCGACCGGCTGTCGAACTACGAGGTGAGCATGCACCCGACACCCTACAAGGACGTGCACATCTTCAAGGCGGCCCCCAAGAAGGCTGGCGCGTCCGCGCTGGAGCACCGCATATtcgcgcgcgtggcggtgacgccTCACGACATGGGCATGGCTCCCTGGACGGTGGTGACGGACGTGGATGTGGGCCACATGCTGGCCAAGTgcctggcggcgctgcaggtaGCCCGCGACGACTCGACGGTGAAGTTTCCGGACAGCAACCACGTGTTTGTAAAGATGATTGAGCTCACGTTCGACATCCGCTCGTTGCAGCCcctgctggtggcggcggccagctCCTACCAGGAGAAGCTGACGGAGTTGGGCGTGCGGGATGTGGAAGTGTCCTTTCACGTGATGGTGCCGTCGGGTCTCATTCCAATGCGCGTCATCGCGAGCAGCCCGTCTGGCTACGGCGTGTTCGTGCATGTGTACTACGAGTCACTGTCGAACGGtaagctgcagctgcaccgtgCCGAGACGTCTGAGGACGTCGAATACTCATCCACGGGCTGCCACGCCGAGCTCCTGGTGGAGATGAATCCCAAATCCCCTTTGCTGTCGACGCCGCGGGGGACGCCGCAGCTGATGCGCACCGCGTCGAAGCTGGAGGACCTGCGCGGAATGCTGCCGTCCGAAAAAGAGCGGCAGATTTCCGTCGATATTATGTCGGAGCCGATGGAGGGACGCCACCTCGCCACCACTCTTGGACCATACCCACAGCTTGAAACGCGTGACGTGAAGCGCCTGCAGGcacgccgcgccggcacGACGTACGTGCACGACTGGCCCACCGTGCTGAACCTTATCTTACGTAAGGAGTGGATGaagctgcgcagcgcgctggATCTGCCATACGCCTCCATCCCAAAGAACCCGCTGCGCGCCATGGAGCTTTTTCTTTGTGAGGACGGTGAGTCGCTGTCGACGAAAAGGGGCTTCGCGCAGTCGTGTGGCATGGTGGTGTGGATGATCGAGTATGCACCGCCGCACTACTTCGATATGGAGTTGCAGACGGCGCGGAAGCGCCGCATCGTGGTCGTCGCCAATGACATCACCTTTCAGTCCGGATCCTTCGCCATCCCGGAGGACTGTGTCTTCAAGGCCGCTTCAGTGCTTGCCCGGGCGAAGCACTTGCCGTTTGTGTACATCAGCACCAACAGCGGCGCACGTCTTGGCCTCAGCACCGAGGTCAAGAAGAGGTTCCTCGTCGAGCTCACGGAGAAGAATGATATCGCCTACCTGTACCTCACCAAGAGCGACTACGAGGAGCtgagggagaagaaggggaTTCGAATGGAGGCGGAACCGCTTGAGGTGAAAGGCGAGACGCGGTACGTGATAAAAGGCGTTGTGGGCGGTCCGACGGAGTACATCGGCGTCGAAAACCTGAGCGGGTCAGGCCTCGTGGCGGGTGAGATGTCGAAGAACTACAGCGAGATCCCGACCATCAGCCTCGTCTCGGGGCGCAGTGTCGGCATTGGCGCCTACCTGAACCGTCTTGGCCGCCGCGTCATCCAGACGAACGACTCGCCTCTCATCCTgaccggcgccggtgccctCAACCGACTGCTCGGCAAGGACGTGTACATGGGCAACAGCCAGCTCGGCGGCAAGCAAGTTATGGTGCCGAACGGTGTCACGCACTGGTGCACACACCACGACTACGGCTCTGCCCGCGtgttgctgcggtggctcAACTACGTGCCGGCTGTCCTGCACCCTCGACGCTGCATGCCGCATCGCCTGCTCTGGGCCGCTGTCGACCCGATCGATCGCGACGTGACCTTCTGCCCGACGCCGAACACGCAGTACGACCCACGCTTCCTCGTGACGGGACTGCTCACTCAGACGGGCCTGTTCGACCGCGGCTCGTGGATGGAGACACTGGAGGGGTGGGCACGCACGGTAGTGGTCGGCCGCGCCACGCTCGGTGGCATCCCGTGCGGCGTTATCCTCGTTGAGACGCGCCTGACAAAGAAGTTCGACCCGGCGGATCCGGCTGACCCGACCTCGACGTCTTCCTTTATTACGCAGGCAGGCCAGGTGTGGTTCCCCGACTCGGCGCGCAAGACGGCCGACGCTCTCGAGGACTTCCATCACGAGCGGCTGCCGTGCTTCATCCTGGCGAACTGGCGCGGCTTCTCGGGCGGCATGCGCGACATGTTTGACGAGGTGCTGAAGTTTGGCGCCTCCATCGTCGACAACCTCCGCGTCTACACCGCGCCGGTGTTCATCTACATCCCGCCAGGGGGCGAGCTGCGCGGTGGGGCCTGGGTGGTTGTGGACCCGACGATCAACCACAACGGCGTCGTCGAGATGTACTGCGACCCGTCCTCGCGCGGTGGCATCCTTGAGCCCTCTGGTGTGGCGGAGATCAAGTtccgcgacgacgacgtgctGGCGCTGATTCGGCGCAGTCGGCCGGACCTCGCAGCgatggaggcgaaggcggcccGTGAGGCCGAGAAAGAACTGCTGCCGCATTACCGCGACGTCGCGGTGCGCTTCGCCGACCTGCATGACACGTACGTGCGGATGAAGGCGACCGGTGTGGTGCGCGACGTCGTCCCGTGGAAggacagccgccgccacttcTACCAcaagctgcagcgcaagctgaaggagctggaggtggcgAACGACatgctcgagggcggcgtTGTCAGCTCCCTTGCAGGAGGCTTCCGCAAGGTCGAGGAGCGCTACTCGGCGGCGCACCCCAACGGGCCAGCGTGGGGCACGGCCGACCAGGATCAACTGAGGTGGCTGCAGGGTCTCGATGGCACCTGGATCGTGGAGAGCAACGGCCACGCGACTCTGAACAGCAACGAGTGGGCGAAggggctgcagcacctgctctCCCAGCACGGCGGTGAGGAAAGCTCGATGGAGCGCGCGCTGGCGAAACTCTTCGAGGACCCGGCAATCGCCAAGGCCGCGAGGGCAGCCTTGGACTCCTCGGCCTGTGCGCATAGCTCGGCTGAATAG
- a CDS encoding mutt/nudix family protein-like protein, protein MGRLLELTFSGGHLRRLEQERMVPGFQAQRLQPSRKPRVVIVKKENVGFVPRAQRQPNVAWWHHSLCDGALTVKDLKELIYVGEDPRTGENIFSSMADNLAGRRLSQLVWAPSKDGYVFEMSRPEQAAYGLAMSLIRWHASSRFCANCGTATDPARDVGLSRFCPECGKQHFPQLVPAVLVAVLDGKGNVILSQRRKESKVLTLLSGFVLHGESAEETVRREVEEESGASVSEVRYIGSQPWPHPYLMMMCYYAVADASPSLVVDASELEKVMWVSKQDVRRALEGQHLDIELRGPGTTPYAMLKPWVDGKVDDRGRDTKPQSQL, encoded by the coding sequence ATGGGCCGACTTCTCGAGCTCACCTTCTCCGGCGGTCACCTGCGTCGCCTGGAGCAGGAGCGCATGGTTCCGGGCTTCCAGGCccagcgcctgcagcccTCGCGCAAGCCACGCGTAGTCATTGTGAAGAAGGAGAATGTAGGCTTTGTGCCACGCGCTCAGCGGCAGCCGAATGTGGCATGGTGGCACCATTCGCTCTGTGATGGGGCCCTCACCGTGAAGGACCTCAAGGAGCTCATCTACGTTGGCGAAGATCCAAGAACCGGTGAGAACATTTTTTCCTCTATGGCAGACAACCTTGCTGGGCGTCGACTCTCACAGCTGGTCTGGGCGCCGTCCAAGGACGGGTACGTGTTCGAGATGTCGCGGCCGGAGCAGGCGGCCTATGGCCTCGCCATGTCGCTTATCCGCTGGCACGCCTCCAGCCGGTTTTGTGCCAACTGCGGCACCGCAACGGACCCGGCGCGCGATGTTGGCCTCAGTCGGTTTTGCCCCGAGTGCGGAAAGCAGCACTTCCCCCAGCTTGTGCCCGccgtgctggtggcggtgctggacgGAAAGGGCAACGTCATCctgtcgcagcggcgcaaggaGAGCAAggtgctgacgctgctctCTGGATTTGTTCTGCACGGCGAGTCGGCCGAGGAGACGGTGCGGCgtgaggtggaggaggagagcggcgccagcgtGAGCGAGGTGCGCTACATCGGGTCTCAGCCGTGGCCGCACCCGTACCTGATGATGATGTGCTACTACGCGGTGGCTGACGCCTCACCTAGTCTCGTGGTGGATGCCTCAGAGCTCGAAAAGGTGATGTGGGTGAGCAAGCAGGACGTGCGGCGTGCGCTGGAGGGGCAGCACTTGGACATTGAGCTGCGTGGCCCAGGCACCACGCCGTATGCAATGCTGAAGCCGTGGGTCGACGGGAAAGTCGATGACCGCGGGCGAGACACGAAGCCACAGAGCCAACTCTGA